A genome region from Nitrosopumilus oxyclinae includes the following:
- the hisI gene encoding phosphoribosyl-AMP cyclohydrolase, producing the protein MEKTIDELDFEKSGGLVPVIVQDANTKDVLTLAYTNKESLELAKKTGNSWFWSRSRNKLWMKGEESGNIQKIKEILVDCDLDAIIYLVEPSGPACHLGDKVCFHNSLEK; encoded by the coding sequence ATGGAAAAAACCATCGATGAATTAGATTTTGAGAAAAGTGGTGGTCTTGTGCCTGTTATAGTTCAAGATGCAAATACAAAAGATGTCCTTACGTTGGCATATACAAATAAAGAATCTTTAGAACTTGCAAAAAAAACTGGTAACTCTTGGTTTTGGAGTCGTTCCAGAAATAAACTTTGGATGAAAGGAGAAGAATCTGGCAACATTCAAAAAATCAAAGAAATTTTAGTTGATTGTGATCTTGATGCAATAATTTATCTTGTTGAACCTTCAGGCCCTGCATGTCACTTGGGTGACAAAGTTTGTTTTCATAATTCTTTAGAGAAATAA
- the hisF gene encoding imidazole glycerol phosphate synthase subunit HisF has translation MTLTKRIIPCLDVKNGRVVKGLNFESIKDAGDPVELAKKYSNEGADELVFLDITASDEQRKTLKDLVQKVASVIDIPFTVGGGVKSLEDARNILLNGADKVGINTGAIKNPKVITELMELFGRQCVVIAVDAKRNYNIDDLKNIFIENDKKFWFEVFIYGGKEGTGIDVIQWVKDAEKLGAGEILLTSIDKDGTKDGYDILLTKNVVDSVTIPVIASGGCGKPDDMIEVFKESNVDAALAASIFHYETHGVNGVKSYLKNKGIPVRL, from the coding sequence ATGACATTAACTAAAAGAATTATTCCATGTTTGGATGTAAAAAATGGAAGAGTGGTAAAGGGATTAAACTTTGAATCAATTAAAGATGCTGGGGATCCAGTAGAGCTAGCAAAAAAATATAGCAATGAAGGGGCAGATGAACTAGTTTTTTTAGACATTACTGCATCAGATGAACAGAGAAAAACCCTTAAAGATCTGGTTCAGAAAGTTGCATCAGTAATTGATATTCCATTTACTGTCGGTGGTGGGGTAAAGTCATTAGAAGATGCTAGAAATATTTTACTAAATGGGGCAGATAAAGTTGGAATTAACACTGGAGCAATAAAAAACCCTAAAGTCATTACAGAATTAATGGAATTGTTTGGACGCCAATGTGTAGTGATAGCAGTTGATGCAAAAAGAAATTACAACATAGATGATTTAAAAAATATTTTTATTGAGAATGATAAAAAATTTTGGTTTGAAGTTTTCATTTATGGTGGGAAAGAAGGTACTGGAATCGATGTAATTCAATGGGTTAAAGATGCTGAAAAATTAGGTGCAGGGGAGATTCTTCTTACAAGTATTGATAAAGATGGAACTAAAGACGGCTATGATATTTTACTGACTAAGAATGTCGTTGATTCAGTAACTATTCCTGTTATTGCTTCAGGAGGTTGTGGAAAACCTGATGACATGATTGAGGTTTTCAAGGAATCAAATGTAGATGCTGCACTAGCTGCTTCCATATTTCATTATGAGACCCATGGTGTAAATGGCGTAAAGTCCTATTTGAAAAATAAGGGTATCCCTGTAAGATTATAA
- the hisA gene encoding 1-(5-phosphoribosyl)-5-[(5-phosphoribosylamino)methylideneamino]imidazole-4-carboxamide isomerase yields the protein MKIIPAIDLMDGKVVRLYKGDPGQKTVYSDNPVEIAKKWESAGADVLHLVDLDATLGIGSNLDVIKKILESISIPVEVAGGLRDKSSVLEMAKLSERIVLGTLAFKDKSLLKLLLSKLGEEKIVISVDHKDGEIVINGWQKDTGIKLIPAINEFLEMGFTEFLLTNVSRDGTMEGPDLEFLEQACNLPKTNIIASGGISNLDDVKNVKEKNAFGVILGKALYEKKISIEEAKKLS from the coding sequence ATGAAAATTATTCCTGCAATTGATCTTATGGATGGCAAAGTTGTTAGATTGTACAAAGGAGATCCTGGCCAAAAGACTGTGTATAGTGACAATCCTGTAGAGATTGCAAAAAAATGGGAATCTGCAGGTGCAGATGTTTTACATTTAGTTGATCTAGATGCAACTCTTGGAATTGGCTCCAATCTTGATGTGATTAAAAAAATCCTTGAATCTATTTCAATTCCAGTTGAAGTTGCTGGTGGATTGAGAGATAAATCATCAGTTTTGGAAATGGCAAAATTATCGGAACGAATTGTTTTGGGAACTTTGGCATTCAAAGATAAATCTCTACTGAAATTATTATTGTCTAAACTAGGAGAAGAAAAAATTGTAATTTCGGTTGATCATAAAGATGGTGAAATCGTAATTAATGGTTGGCAAAAAGATACTGGAATTAAATTAATTCCTGCAATTAATGAATTTCTTGAAATGGGCTTTACTGAATTTTTACTAACAAATGTTAGTCGTGATGGAACTATGGAAGGTCCAGATTTAGAATTTTTAGAACAAGCATGTAATTTACCTAAAACAAATATCATTGCAAGTGGAGGAATCTCTAATCTTGATGATGTTAAAAATGTAAAAGAAAAAAATGCATTTGGAGTAATCCTTGGCAAGGCACTGTATGAGAAAAAAATTTCAATTGAGGAGGCAAAAAAATTATCATGA
- the hisH gene encoding imidazole glycerol phosphate synthase subunit HisH gives MVSVAIFDYGAGNIFSLKNSLEKVGAAVNVITNFDNENKYSGLILPGVGNFDPAMNSIRDLSKIQFKEYIGNMPVLGICLGMEMFFEKSEEGKEKGLNVIDGEVIILPSSMKVPHMGWNNLEIKKPGKILESVEDGSWAYFVHSYRVKPYSDDVITAESDYGIKVPAVVEQDNFYGTQFHPEKSSTVGKIMLENFLRECKK, from the coding sequence ATGGTAAGTGTTGCAATTTTTGATTATGGTGCTGGAAATATTTTCAGTCTAAAAAATTCACTTGAAAAAGTAGGAGCTGCAGTTAATGTAATAACTAATTTTGATAATGAAAATAAATATTCTGGATTGATACTTCCAGGTGTAGGAAATTTTGATCCTGCAATGAATAGTATTAGGGATTTATCTAAAATTCAATTTAAAGAATATATCGGAAATATGCCTGTATTAGGGATTTGTCTTGGGATGGAAATGTTTTTTGAAAAAAGTGAAGAAGGTAAAGAGAAAGGTCTGAATGTTATTGATGGTGAAGTAATAATACTTCCTTCTAGTATGAAAGTGCCACACATGGGATGGAATAATCTTGAAATAAAAAAACCTGGAAAAATTCTTGAAAGTGTGGAAGATGGTTCATGGGCTTATTTTGTTCATTCGTATAGGGTAAAACCTTATTCTGATGATGTCATAACTGCTGAATCTGATTATGGAATTAAAGTTCCTGCTGTAGTGGAACAAGATAATTTCTATGGAACTCAATTTCATCCTGAAAAATCAAGTACTGTGGGAAAAATAATGTTAGAGAACTTTCTTAGAGAGTGTAAAAAATGA
- a CDS encoding imidazoleglycerol-phosphate dehydratase, with protein sequence MAPRKASIKRNTKETSVSVTVNLDGVGKTSIKTGINFLDHLIVSFGKHGMMDLKVDAKSNDGIEHHLIEDTAITIGQTIDKALNSRRGITRFSYASVPMDESLAEASIDLIKRPFWKLTLLIKRNKIEDISKEDLEHFFQSLLQNLNSCIHLTVKYGDNDHHKVEAAIKSLAVALRNASSLDKKQKGIPSTKGSM encoded by the coding sequence ATGGCACCACGAAAAGCATCAATTAAACGAAATACAAAAGAAACAAGCGTTTCTGTGACTGTAAATCTTGATGGAGTAGGAAAGACATCTATCAAAACAGGAATTAATTTTCTTGATCACTTGATTGTATCATTTGGCAAACATGGGATGATGGATCTCAAAGTTGATGCAAAATCTAATGATGGAATTGAACACCATTTGATTGAAGATACTGCAATTACAATAGGACAAACAATTGACAAGGCACTAAATTCTAGACGTGGAATTACTAGATTTAGCTATGCATCTGTTCCAATGGATGAATCTCTTGCTGAGGCTTCAATTGACTTGATAAAACGTCCATTTTGGAAATTAACATTATTGATTAAACGTAATAAGATTGAAGATATATCAAAAGAGGATCTTGAGCATTTCTTTCAATCTTTATTGCAAAATCTCAATAGTTGCATTCATCTCACTGTGAAGTATGGGGATAATGATCACCACAAAGTTGAGGCTGCCATAAAATCACTTGCTGTTGCATTAAGAAATGCATCGTCGCTAGATAAAAAACAAAAAGGAATTCCAAGTACAAAAGGTTCAATGTAA
- a CDS encoding HAD-IA family hydrolase, giving the protein MTLTKKSDGVYTDDSKIQILNKIDAIIFDCDGVLIDITKSYDLAIIKTTRYILEHLAKIDSSIDVDFKIIDGFKSTGGFNDEVDLTYAAIISLVAAEKLEKNPSSFIFDVIKNSDSTGIVSVEKYIEDKIDISDIKKQLSYPGTHHDNPLYQIFDQIFYGPELYKKLFNKYSNFSEPGLIEQDDVLLNEILFEKLQKKFNSKIAMVTGRGKESVSYSLKSLLEKFNLDNSIFLEDESRELAKPNPKSLLNSIKGMNCTSTLYVGDSMEDFIMAKRTSDLGHETTFCGIIGTSKDPQEKLELFERNDAILVLDSINLLPKVLNLE; this is encoded by the coding sequence ATGACTTTAACAAAAAAATCTGACGGTGTCTATACGGATGATTCTAAAATTCAAATTCTAAATAAAATAGATGCAATAATTTTTGACTGTGATGGGGTGTTAATTGATATTACAAAATCATATGATCTGGCTATTATCAAAACTACTCGATATATTTTAGAACATCTAGCAAAAATTGATTCTTCTATTGATGTTGATTTTAAAATTATTGATGGATTCAAATCTACTGGGGGATTTAATGATGAAGTTGATTTAACTTATGCTGCAATAATTTCACTTGTTGCTGCTGAAAAATTAGAAAAAAATCCATCCAGTTTTATCTTTGATGTAATTAAAAATTCTGATTCTACCGGAATTGTATCTGTAGAAAAATATATTGAAGATAAAATTGATATTTCTGATATCAAAAAACAATTATCTTATCCTGGAACTCATCATGATAATCCTTTATACCAAATTTTTGATCAGATATTTTATGGACCTGAATTATATAAAAAATTATTTAATAAATATTCAAACTTTTCTGAACCTGGTTTAATTGAACAAGATGATGTACTCCTAAATGAAATTTTGTTTGAAAAATTACAGAAAAAATTTAATTCAAAAATTGCAATGGTGACTGGAAGAGGAAAAGAATCTGTAAGTTATTCTTTAAAATCCCTACTTGAAAAATTTAATTTAGATAATTCTATATTTCTTGAAGATGAATCACGTGAACTTGCAAAACCCAATCCCAAATCTCTTTTAAATTCAATTAAAGGAATGAATTGCACTTCCACTCTTTATGTTGGAGATTCTATGGAGGATTTCATTATGGCCAAAAGAACTAGTGATTTAGGACATGAAACTACTTTTTGTGGAATTATAGGAACTAGTAAAGATCCTCAAGAAAAATTGGAACTATTTGAGCGAAATGATGCTATTTTGGTATTAGATTCAATTAATCTATTACCAAAGGTATTAAATTTAGAATAA
- the hisC gene encoding histidinol-phosphate transaminase yields MKKNWFEDKIKKFSSIGGYQKPELIEDSVKLDSNENYVISKQFQNDIISSARKNSDIREYPLGGVERLIATISKFAKIPSSMIGVGNGSDQILDLILSNFASNETKVLTSNPTFGFFEERCKLYDIPLIAIPFSDNMTLDIKDFIQQSKNADILYLDSPNNPTGFQFTKTELQKLIKSFSGLVIIDEAYGEFSEYSLSSMVKTQNNLIVVQTLSKSFGLAGLRLGYFIANKKFTETFMNVLQYPYPISTITIESGIHALEKSKQMKDTLEIIKIERKRIVETLQTFDAFDVFDSKANFVLFDAHGAYKRVYSALAEQGISIRKLGKIGNHNGCLRVTIGTKEMNSKFLLAIRDLLG; encoded by the coding sequence TTGAAAAAAAATTGGTTTGAAGATAAAATTAAGAAATTTAGTTCAATAGGTGGCTATCAAAAACCTGAACTAATTGAGGATTCTGTAAAACTTGATTCTAATGAAAATTATGTAATTTCAAAACAATTTCAAAACGATATAATTTCTTCTGCAAGAAAAAATTCTGACATTCGAGAATATCCATTAGGAGGAGTCGAAAGATTAATTGCAACAATATCTAAATTTGCAAAAATACCATCATCTATGATTGGTGTAGGTAATGGCTCTGATCAGATTTTAGATTTAATCCTTTCAAATTTTGCATCAAATGAAACAAAAGTTCTCACATCAAATCCTACATTTGGATTTTTTGAAGAGCGTTGTAAGCTCTATGATATACCTCTAATTGCAATTCCATTTTCTGATAATATGACATTAGACATTAAAGATTTCATACAGCAATCTAAAAATGCAGATATTCTTTATCTAGATTCCCCAAATAATCCAACTGGATTCCAGTTTACAAAAACTGAATTACAAAAACTCATAAAATCTTTTTCGGGTCTTGTAATAATTGATGAAGCATACGGTGAATTTAGTGAATATTCTTTATCAAGTATGGTGAAGACTCAAAATAATTTAATTGTTGTACAGACTCTTTCAAAATCATTTGGATTAGCAGGATTAAGACTGGGTTATTTTATTGCAAACAAAAAATTTACTGAAACTTTTATGAATGTTTTACAATACCCATACCCAATTAGCACTATCACAATTGAATCTGGAATTCATGCTTTGGAAAAATCAAAACAAATGAAAGATACTCTTGAAATTATCAAAATTGAAAGAAAAAGAATAGTTGAAACTTTACAAACTTTTGATGCCTTTGATGTGTTTGATTCCAAGGCTAATTTTGTGTTATTTGATGCTCATGGTGCCTACAAACGTGTCTACTCTGCACTTGCTGAACAGGGAATCTCAATTCGAAAATTAGGTAAAATTGGAAATCATAATGGATGTCTTAGGGTAACTATTGGAACAAAAGAGATGAACTCAAAATTCTTGTTGGCTATTCGTGATCTATTAGGATGA
- the hisD gene encoding histidinol dehydrogenase — protein MKIIKVTNVEQFAAKILPKQAQNNKTIVESILKDVGKNGDAAIRKYEKKFSKANISSLRLTQNEIKNAYSKISKTELDALRLAKARLGKTESSIKSLFKNKTINQDGIKISKKFIPIQSVGCYIPGGLARYPSSVIMSVVPAKIAGVKRIVVVSPPNSAGKIDPLTVVSADICGANEIYKTGGVQSIAALSFGTKSIRKVDKIVGPGGAYVTTAKSMISDQTGIDMLAGPTELGIIADSSANPKFVALDLISQAEHSNDTFCYLITTSEKIAKSVNKIVSELIPKIQRGKIVQSSLKNNGFIGICKTNSDMIKLANILAPEHLQIMAKNSESISSQITSSGLVLIGNDTPSSASDYILGSNHILPTNGFGKIRGSLSVLDFIKVNTQITSSKKSLSKISKHLEVLTKAEGLSNHFEAVRGRIN, from the coding sequence ATGAAAATAATCAAAGTAACAAATGTTGAACAGTTTGCAGCTAAAATACTTCCAAAACAGGCTCAAAATAACAAAACTATAGTTGAATCTATTCTAAAGGATGTTGGAAAAAATGGAGATGCTGCAATTCGCAAATATGAAAAAAAATTTAGTAAGGCAAACATATCATCGTTACGCTTAACTCAAAATGAAATAAAAAATGCATATTCTAAAATATCAAAAACAGAACTTGATGCATTAAGATTAGCAAAAGCTAGACTTGGAAAAACAGAATCTTCAATTAAATCACTTTTCAAAAATAAAACAATTAACCAGGATGGAATAAAAATCTCTAAAAAATTCATTCCTATTCAAAGTGTAGGCTGTTACATTCCTGGGGGATTGGCACGATATCCTAGTTCTGTAATTATGTCTGTAGTTCCAGCAAAAATTGCGGGAGTAAAAAGAATTGTAGTTGTATCTCCTCCAAATTCTGCTGGAAAAATTGATCCATTAACAGTTGTTAGTGCTGATATTTGTGGTGCAAATGAAATTTACAAAACAGGAGGTGTTCAATCTATTGCAGCATTGTCTTTTGGAACTAAATCAATCCGTAAAGTGGATAAAATTGTAGGTCCTGGTGGTGCATATGTTACAACTGCAAAATCCATGATAAGTGATCAGACTGGAATTGATATGCTTGCAGGTCCTACTGAATTAGGAATAATTGCAGATAGTTCAGCAAATCCAAAATTTGTGGCATTAGATTTGATTTCTCAAGCTGAACACAGCAATGATACATTTTGTTATTTGATCACAACATCTGAGAAAATTGCAAAATCAGTAAACAAAATTGTGTCAGAATTAATTCCAAAAATTCAAAGAGGAAAAATAGTCCAGTCTAGTCTAAAAAATAATGGATTTATTGGAATATGTAAAACTAATTCTGATATGATAAAACTTGCAAATATTTTAGCCCCTGAACACTTGCAAATAATGGCCAAAAATTCGGAATCTATCTCTTCCCAAATTACTTCATCTGGGCTTGTTTTAATTGGAAATGATACTCCATCATCAGCAAGTGATTATATTCTAGGCTCAAATCATATCCTTCCTACTAACGGATTTGGAAAAATTAGAGGCTCCCTCTCTGTTTTGGACTTTATCAAAGTAAACACACAGATTACATCATCTAAAAAATCACTGTCGAAGATCTCAAAACATCTTGAAGTTTTAACAAAAGCTGAAGGACTTTCAAATCACTTTGAAGCAGTAAGGGGTAGAATAAATTGA
- the hisG gene encoding ATP phosphoribosyltransferase: protein MSEVKFAIPKGSLEEATFKLLERSFTKVNRKSRTYRVYLDDPSIVVKMLRPQEIPTMVAEGLYDVGITGKDWVGETNSDVEPILDLEYGKIRLVIAFPDKYKYKNLDEMIADYGKKKKTLRISSEYLTTASKFLKQSKSYKKYYGSKDPLIVTPWVRLGNNKSVQIHLSFGATEAKPPEDVDAIMDVTETGTTLKQNKLKIVDEVLTSTAHLIANKKSLKDPIKREKIFDIVTLMRGAVQGKKFLHIYLNVEEKNLKKLLTQMPSLKKPTISPLSEQGWFGVNTVIQKEEFHKLIPKLRKIAQGLVVHEPRQILELEEIKRDEEN from the coding sequence ATGTCTGAAGTAAAATTTGCTATTCCAAAAGGAAGTTTAGAAGAAGCTACTTTCAAATTGTTAGAAAGATCGTTTACCAAAGTAAATCGAAAAAGTAGAACATATCGAGTTTATCTAGATGATCCAAGTATTGTTGTCAAAATGCTTCGTCCTCAAGAAATTCCGACAATGGTTGCAGAAGGATTGTATGATGTAGGCATTACTGGAAAGGATTGGGTAGGAGAAACAAATTCTGATGTTGAACCAATCTTAGATTTAGAATATGGGAAAATTAGACTAGTAATTGCATTTCCTGATAAATACAAATACAAAAATCTTGATGAAATGATTGCAGATTATGGTAAGAAGAAAAAAACACTTAGAATTTCATCTGAATATCTCACAACAGCATCAAAATTTCTAAAACAATCGAAATCTTACAAAAAATATTATGGTTCAAAAGATCCTCTAATTGTTACTCCTTGGGTTAGATTGGGAAATAACAAAAGTGTTCAAATTCATTTATCCTTCGGTGCTACTGAAGCGAAACCACCTGAGGATGTTGATGCAATCATGGATGTTACAGAAACTGGAACAACTCTAAAACAAAATAAACTCAAAATTGTAGATGAGGTTCTTACTTCAACTGCACATTTGATTGCAAATAAAAAATCATTAAAAGATCCTATAAAACGTGAAAAAATCTTTGATATAGTAACTTTGATGAGGGGTGCAGTTCAAGGCAAGAAATTCTTACACATTTATCTAAATGTTGAAGAAAAAAATCTGAAAAAGCTTTTGACACAGATGCCTTCTCTCAAAAAACCTACAATTAGTCCACTAAGTGAACAAGGATGGTTTGGTGTAAATACAGTAATTCAAAAAGAAGAATTTCACAAACTCATTCCTAAATTACGAAAGATTGCCCAAGGTCTTGTTGTTCATGAACCTAGACAAATACTTGAACTTGAGGAAATAAAACGTGACGAAGAAAATTGA
- a CDS encoding hydroxymethylglutaryl-CoA reductase, degradative translates to MPDSSISKFFEKSKQERLDVVANFANLSNEELEILKNDNGGISFDKADKMVENAIGTFSLPLGIATNFKINGKDYLVPMVIEEPSVIAAASKGAKVARIKGGFEVFADESISIGQIQMLDVDISSAILEIENATKEIIQLANSKSNTLSKMGKGAKEISCKEIDTPSGKMLIVELLIDVGDAMGANVTNTMCEAISPLIEKITGGRALLRILSNYSTRRMVKAKAVFEKEAVGGEQVVDNIISAFEFADNDVYRAVTHNKGIMNGTIAVANAVGQDSRAIEAAANAYAAHTGKYRSLSKWSKDSEGNLVGILEIPLSVGIVGGIANVHPVAKVCTKILGATSAQELACVMTATGLAQNYSAIRALSTEGIQKGHMRLHARNLAAAAGATPDQIDEIVQKMIEEKKISLDRAKELLEQI, encoded by the coding sequence ATGCCTGATTCATCAATTTCCAAATTTTTTGAAAAATCTAAACAAGAAAGATTAGATGTTGTTGCCAATTTTGCAAATCTTTCAAATGAAGAATTAGAAATTTTAAAAAATGATAATGGGGGAATTTCTTTTGATAAAGCCGATAAAATGGTTGAAAATGCCATTGGAACTTTCTCTCTTCCTTTAGGAATTGCTACAAATTTTAAGATAAACGGTAAGGATTACTTAGTCCCTATGGTAATTGAGGAACCATCCGTAATAGCTGCTGCATCAAAGGGTGCTAAAGTTGCACGAATTAAAGGTGGATTTGAAGTATTTGCTGATGAATCTATTAGCATTGGTCAAATCCAAATGTTAGATGTTGATATTTCATCAGCAATATTGGAAATAGAAAATGCTACAAAGGAAATAATACAACTAGCAAATTCAAAAAGTAATACTTTATCTAAAATGGGAAAAGGTGCTAAAGAAATTTCATGTAAAGAAATTGATACGCCATCTGGAAAAATGCTAATTGTTGAATTACTTATTGACGTAGGTGATGCAATGGGTGCAAATGTTACAAATACTATGTGCGAAGCTATCTCCCCTTTAATTGAAAAAATTACTGGTGGAAGAGCATTATTAAGAATATTATCTAATTATTCTACTAGACGAATGGTGAAAGCAAAAGCAGTATTTGAAAAAGAAGCTGTAGGTGGTGAGCAAGTAGTTGATAACATTATTTCTGCATTTGAGTTTGCTGATAATGATGTGTATCGAGCCGTTACTCATAACAAAGGTATTATGAATGGAACAATAGCTGTTGCTAATGCAGTAGGTCAGGATAGTAGGGCAATAGAGGCAGCAGCTAATGCTTATGCTGCACATACTGGAAAATATCGTTCTTTGAGTAAATGGAGTAAGGATAGTGAGGGGAATCTAGTTGGGATTTTAGAAATACCACTTTCTGTAGGAATTGTGGGTGGAATTGCAAATGTTCATCCTGTAGCCAAAGTGTGTACAAAGATTCTAGGAGCAACATCTGCACAAGAACTTGCATGTGTGATGACTGCTACTGGATTGGCTCAAAATTATAGTGCAATTAGAGCTCTTTCAACTGAAGGGATTCAAAAAGGACACATGCGTCTTCATGCTAGGAATTTAGCTGCTGCTGCAGGTGCTACACCTGATCAAATTGATGAAATTGTTCAAAAAATGATTGAAGAAAAGAAAATTTCACTTGATAGAGCCAAAGAATTACTTGAGCAAATTTAA
- a CDS encoding PQQ-dependent sugar dehydrogenase — MDKKIQVAAIVVAIVFSALVLTSPTDPIPLPLPNSNSENDFVTILAKNLDKPRAIAVSNDRIFVTEKDGMIKVIQNNTLLESPLATLRGADVFDGGLLGIALHPNFSNNHYMYVFLTYEEGDNLWNKILRITESENKLQNAEIILDKIPGSSFTNGGFLKFGPDEKLYVGTGTISDASHSPQDLDSLSGKILRLNDDGTIPDDNPFPNSLVYSLGFRNPQGMTWDDNGNFFVAEFGPEKNDEINLIQAGKNYGWPEEQCSGDKIFEDALLCYDPSIEPGGILFYSGDSIDFESSFIMASMRAANLYQLDFEEGLSSQKSILSGIGRVRDVVQGPDGSLYVITSNTDGKGFPDSMDDKLLRILK; from the coding sequence ATGGATAAAAAAATTCAAGTTGCTGCAATTGTTGTAGCTATTGTATTTTCAGCATTAGTTTTAACATCGCCAACAGATCCAATTCCATTACCTCTTCCAAATTCTAATTCTGAAAATGACTTTGTAACTATTTTAGCTAAAAATCTCGATAAGCCAAGAGCTATTGCTGTTTCTAATGATAGGATTTTTGTTACTGAAAAAGATGGAATGATTAAAGTAATCCAAAATAACACTTTGTTAGAATCTCCATTAGCTACATTACGTGGAGCTGATGTGTTTGATGGTGGATTGTTGGGGATTGCATTACATCCAAATTTTTCAAATAATCATTACATGTATGTATTTTTGACCTATGAAGAAGGTGATAATTTATGGAATAAGATTTTAAGAATTACTGAATCAGAGAACAAATTACAAAATGCAGAAATTATTTTAGATAAAATTCCTGGTTCTTCATTTACAAATGGAGGTTTTTTGAAATTTGGTCCAGATGAAAAATTGTATGTAGGTACAGGTACTATTTCTGATGCTTCTCATTCACCACAAGATCTTGATTCTCTATCTGGAAAAATTTTAAGATTAAATGATGATGGTACAATTCCTGATGATAATCCATTTCCTAATTCACTTGTCTACTCATTAGGATTCAGAAATCCTCAGGGAATGACTTGGGATGATAATGGAAATTTCTTTGTTGCAGAATTTGGTCCAGAAAAAAATGATGAAATTAATCTAATTCAAGCAGGGAAAAATTATGGATGGCCTGAGGAACAATGTTCAGGTGATAAAATTTTTGAAGATGCCCTTCTTTGTTATGATCCAAGTATAGAACCTGGAGGTATCTTGTTTTATTCTGGGGATTCCATAGACTTTGAATCCTCATTTATTATGGCATCCATGAGGGCAGCAAATCTATACCAATTAGATTTTGAAGAAGGGTTGAGTTCACAAAAGTCAATTCTTAGTGGTATAGGACGTGTACGTGATGTAGTACAAGGTCCTGATGGTAGTCTGTATGTAATTACTTCAAATACAGATGGAAAAGGTTTTCCAGATAGTATGGATGATAAACTATTGAGGATATTGAAATAA